A genomic region of Anopheles aquasalis chromosome Y, idAnoAquaMG_Q_19, whole genome shotgun sequence contains the following coding sequences:
- the LOC126579968 gene encoding trithorax group protein osa isoform X1, producing MSMPYSQQSQQSQQHGGIRGGIASGPSPITRSRTVEPSAMHIQKILDENAGLIQTIQELQYVGKGPESMSYQVALHRNLVYLANLADPMQNIQTLLPPPHILQHSTMHGNTGVGGPPAHDGSMIGQGPGLGGMPNYGQTAGGGGMSGQQQQQQQQQQQQQQQPVNQSLTNNGTGGQGVPGQHGTHVPPQPSVQGVGMQGQTAQQQSHGQLQQQQQQQQQQQQQQQQPSNVQTSQSAVTQHNQSQGAMMAQSGPHVGQAGGQTGNYRSGGPMQPVSTGAGVQQQPQQPNANQQSVGAGSGGVRGPPGSQQQQQQQQQQQQQQPASQPLPPQTGGYSQRSQHGSYNVQHSHYPGYPPPNQPYQTQGGYTPYGPPNQVQSYGPPNTNASQSYHHGGVVPSVAANAAGQGPPQSSPYPAVAAGQHPGQVPPGGPQQTGYQQQVPQGGPNVGYGPPGQPPVQYPPQGGPGGPPPPPHGYPGYASPGPNAYGQPPGPQGPLPPQSQSGGYPTAGQSPGYPLPQPQYPASYAATQAPHGGPQNAGSISTNAGGVNPNTVGSGAAAQVQGPGVTGGYGAQQQQQQQQQQQQQQGGASAGAQTSATSGTSSPVTMSPTTSSGYMVTPAANASGGAAVTSGAPQSSGYNSSASVGGYPQQQQQQQQQQQQSGVSGPGGGPQQQQQQQQQQQQQQQQQQQTPPGPPGPAGYPQHTPYHQQTGYSPIPPPQGQYSPAQAGYPQYPQRPPSTQMPPPGPQGPGLSQSAYGYVYGQPPQ from the exons ATGTCTATGCCATACTCGCAGCAG TcacagcagtcgcagcagcatgGCGGTATCCGGGGCGGTATAGCGTCCGGACCGAGTCCCATAACGCGCTCGAGAACGGTCGAGCCAAGCGCAATGCACATACAGAAGATCCTGGACGAGAATGCCGGCTTGATTCAGACGATCCAGGAACTGCAGTACGTGGGCAAGGGCCCGGAAAGCATGTCCTATCAGGTGGCCCTGCACCGGAATCTGGTGTACCTGGCTAACTTGGCCGATCCTATGCAAAACATCCAAACGCTCCTACCG CCTCCACACATACTGCAGCATTCGACGATGCACGGAAATACCGGAGTCGGCGGTCCGCCGGCGCACGATGGCAGTATGATTGGGCAAGGGCCCGGCCTGGGCGGAATGCCGAACTATGGTCAGACGGCGGGCGGAGGAGGAATgtccggccagcagcagcaacagcagcagcagcagcagcagcagcagcagcagcccgtcaATCAATCGCTTACAAACAATGGTACCGGTGGTCAGGGAGTACCGGGGCAACATGGTACACACGTACCACCGCAACCATCGGTTCAGGGCGTCGGCATGCAGGGGCAAACCGCGCAACAGCAGTCTCACGgtcagctacagcagcagcagcagcaacagcaacaacaacaacagcagcagcagcagccatcgaaCGTGCAAACAAGTCAGAGTGCGGTTACCCAACATAACCAATCGCAGGGTGCGATGATGGCACAGTCTGGACCGCACGTCGGTCAAGCAGGTGGCCAAACCGGCAACTACCGGTCCGGAGGCCCGATGCAACCGGTTTCGACTGGTGCCGGTGTCCAACAACAACCCCAGCAACCGAATGCGAACCAACAGTCCGTAGGCGCAGGGAGCGGTGGTGTCCGTGGTCCACCTGggtcacaacaacagcagcagcaacagcagcaacagcagcagcagcaaccagcgagTCAACCGCTTCCACCCCAAACAGGTGGCTACTCGCAGCGCTCGCAGCACGGCTCCTACAACGTGCAGCACTCGCACTACCCTGGCTATCCACCACCCAATCAGCCATATCAAACACAGGGCGGATATACACCGTACGGACCACCGAACCAAGTGCAGAGCTACGGGCCACCGAACACGAATGCATCGCAGAGCTACCATCACGGTGGTGTCGTGCCATCCGTcgctgccaatgctgctggGCAGGGCCCACCCCAGAGCTCGCCGTATCCCGCGGTGGCTGCTGGACAGCATCCGGGCCAGGTACCGCCCGGTGGTCCCCAGCAGACCggataccagcagcaggtgccgCAGGGTGGACCGAACGTCGGCTACGGGCCACCGGGACAGCCCCCGGTTCAGTATCCTCCACAGGGTGGACCGGGTGGGCcgcccccaccaccacacggaTACCCCGGCTACGCTAGCCCGGGACCGAACGCGTACGGGCAGCCACCTGGCCCGCAAGGTCCGCTGCCACCACAGTCACAGTCCGGTGGCTATCCGACCGCGGGTCAGTCTCCGGGTTACCCACTGCCGCAACCGCAGTATCCAGCCAGTTATGCCGCTACGCAAGCACCACACGGTGGGCCACAGAATGCCGGCAGCATCTCGACCAATGCCGGCGGCGTCAACCCGAACACCGTTGGTAGTGGTGCCGCAGCCCAGGTGCAAGGGCCTGGTGTGACCGGAGGCTACggagctcagcagcagcagcaacaacaacaacaacagcaacagcaacagggcgGTGCTTCGGCCGGCGCTCAAACATCGGCCACCAGTGGTACGTCCTCGCCGGTTACGATGTCTCCGACTACCTCGTCCGGCTACATGGTAACGCCGGCAGCCAACGCATCCGGTGGGGCGGCCGTAACCTCTGGTGCTCCTCAATCAAGCGGTTACAACTCCTCTGCAAGTGTCGGTGGCTacccacagcaacagcagcaacaacaacaacaacaacaacaatcaggAGTTAGCGGGCCGGGAGGTGgtccgcagcaacaacagcaacagcaacaacaacaacaacaacaacagcaacaacaacagcaaacccCACCGGGTCCACCTGGTCCTGCTGGTTATCCACAGCACACACCGTATCATCAACAGACCGGCTACTCGCCAATACCGCCTCCGCAAGGTCAGTACTCACCGGCGCAGGCCGGATACCCGCAGTACCCTCAGCGTCCGCCAAGCACGCAGATGCCGCCACCTGGCCCACAAGGACCCGGTCTCTCCCAGAGCGCCTATGGCTATGTGTACGGGCAGCCACCTCAGTAA
- the LOC126579968 gene encoding trithorax group protein osa isoform X2, whose product MSMPYSQQSQQSQQHGGIRGGIASGPSPITRSRTVEPSAMHIQKILDENAGLIQTIQELQYVGKGPESMSYQVALHRNLVYLANLADPMQNIQTLLPPPHILQHSTMHGNTGVGGPPAHDGSMIGQGPGLGGMPNYGQTAGGGGMSGQQQQQQQQQQQQQQQPVNQSLTNNGTGGQGVPGQHGTHVPPQPSVQGVGMQGQTAQQQSHGQLQQQQQQQQQQQQQQQQPSNVQTSQSAVTQHNQSQGAMMAQSGPHVGQAGGQTGNYRSGGPMQPVSTGAGVQQQPQQPNANQQSVGAGSGGVRGPPGSQQQQQQQQQQQQQQPASQPLPPQTGGYSQRSQHGSYNVQHSHYPGYPPPNQPYQTQGGYTPYGPPNQVQSYGPPNTNASQSYHHGGVVPSVAANAAGQGPPQSSPYPAVAAGQHPGQVPPGGPQQTGYQQQVPQGGPNVGYGPPGQPPVQYPPQGGPGGPPPPPHGYPGYASPGPNAYGQPPGPQGPLPPQSQSGGYPTAGQSPGYPLPQPQYPASYAATQAPHGGPQNAGSISTNAGGVNPNTVGSGAAAQVQGPGVTGGYGAQQQQQQQQQQQQQQGGASAGAQTSATSGTSSPVTMSPTTSSGYMVTPAANASGGAAVTSGAPQSSGYNSSASVGGYPQQQQQQQQQQQQSGVSGPGGGPQQQQQQQQQQQQQQQQQQQTPPGPPGPAGYPQHTPYHQQTGYSPIPPPQDRFRFRQIIVDVLRFVLHQAQCNVHLFADDRWVAIQRLVRLLA is encoded by the exons ATGTCTATGCCATACTCGCAGCAG TcacagcagtcgcagcagcatgGCGGTATCCGGGGCGGTATAGCGTCCGGACCGAGTCCCATAACGCGCTCGAGAACGGTCGAGCCAAGCGCAATGCACATACAGAAGATCCTGGACGAGAATGCCGGCTTGATTCAGACGATCCAGGAACTGCAGTACGTGGGCAAGGGCCCGGAAAGCATGTCCTATCAGGTGGCCCTGCACCGGAATCTGGTGTACCTGGCTAACTTGGCCGATCCTATGCAAAACATCCAAACGCTCCTACCG CCTCCACACATACTGCAGCATTCGACGATGCACGGAAATACCGGAGTCGGCGGTCCGCCGGCGCACGATGGCAGTATGATTGGGCAAGGGCCCGGCCTGGGCGGAATGCCGAACTATGGTCAGACGGCGGGCGGAGGAGGAATgtccggccagcagcagcaacagcagcagcagcagcagcagcagcagcagcagcccgtcaATCAATCGCTTACAAACAATGGTACCGGTGGTCAGGGAGTACCGGGGCAACATGGTACACACGTACCACCGCAACCATCGGTTCAGGGCGTCGGCATGCAGGGGCAAACCGCGCAACAGCAGTCTCACGgtcagctacagcagcagcagcagcaacagcaacaacaacaacagcagcagcagcagccatcgaaCGTGCAAACAAGTCAGAGTGCGGTTACCCAACATAACCAATCGCAGGGTGCGATGATGGCACAGTCTGGACCGCACGTCGGTCAAGCAGGTGGCCAAACCGGCAACTACCGGTCCGGAGGCCCGATGCAACCGGTTTCGACTGGTGCCGGTGTCCAACAACAACCCCAGCAACCGAATGCGAACCAACAGTCCGTAGGCGCAGGGAGCGGTGGTGTCCGTGGTCCACCTGggtcacaacaacagcagcagcaacagcagcaacagcagcagcagcaaccagcgagTCAACCGCTTCCACCCCAAACAGGTGGCTACTCGCAGCGCTCGCAGCACGGCTCCTACAACGTGCAGCACTCGCACTACCCTGGCTATCCACCACCCAATCAGCCATATCAAACACAGGGCGGATATACACCGTACGGACCACCGAACCAAGTGCAGAGCTACGGGCCACCGAACACGAATGCATCGCAGAGCTACCATCACGGTGGTGTCGTGCCATCCGTcgctgccaatgctgctggGCAGGGCCCACCCCAGAGCTCGCCGTATCCCGCGGTGGCTGCTGGACAGCATCCGGGCCAGGTACCGCCCGGTGGTCCCCAGCAGACCggataccagcagcaggtgccgCAGGGTGGACCGAACGTCGGCTACGGGCCACCGGGACAGCCCCCGGTTCAGTATCCTCCACAGGGTGGACCGGGTGGGCcgcccccaccaccacacggaTACCCCGGCTACGCTAGCCCGGGACCGAACGCGTACGGGCAGCCACCTGGCCCGCAAGGTCCGCTGCCACCACAGTCACAGTCCGGTGGCTATCCGACCGCGGGTCAGTCTCCGGGTTACCCACTGCCGCAACCGCAGTATCCAGCCAGTTATGCCGCTACGCAAGCACCACACGGTGGGCCACAGAATGCCGGCAGCATCTCGACCAATGCCGGCGGCGTCAACCCGAACACCGTTGGTAGTGGTGCCGCAGCCCAGGTGCAAGGGCCTGGTGTGACCGGAGGCTACggagctcagcagcagcagcaacaacaacaacaacagcaacagcaacagggcgGTGCTTCGGCCGGCGCTCAAACATCGGCCACCAGTGGTACGTCCTCGCCGGTTACGATGTCTCCGACTACCTCGTCCGGCTACATGGTAACGCCGGCAGCCAACGCATCCGGTGGGGCGGCCGTAACCTCTGGTGCTCCTCAATCAAGCGGTTACAACTCCTCTGCAAGTGTCGGTGGCTacccacagcaacagcagcaacaacaacaacaacaacaacaatcaggAGTTAGCGGGCCGGGAGGTGgtccgcagcaacaacagcaacagcaacaacaacaacaacaacaacagcaacaacaacagcaaacccCACCGGGTCCACCTGGTCCTGCTGGTTATCCACAGCACACACCGTATCATCAACAGACCGGCTACTCGCCAATACCGCCTCCGCAAG ATCGCTTCCGTTTTAGGCAGATTATCGTCGATGTTTTGAGATTTGTGTTACATCAAGCTCAATGCAATGTCCATCTCTTCGCTGATGATCGATGGGTTGCGATACAACggctcgttcgtttgctcgcttga